The Bartonella sp. TP genomic sequence GCTTAAATTACAAAATATCGGTATAGCCAACAGATTAGCTTATGGTCTGCCGTTGTGTTTGGTTTTGTTTATATATAATAGCTTGCTAGGCGAAAGGATCTAGGTATGATTGAAGAGTTTCTGAATTCTTCAGAGCCGTTGGTGTTGCATGATGATATGATTTTTCCTGTAGTGCCGTTACGCGATATAGTAGTGTTTCCTAGTATGGTCGTTCCGGTTTTTGTTGGTAGGGAAAAATCTGTCTCTGCTTTAGTAGAGGCGGATAGAAATCGTAGCCATGTAGTATTGTTAACGCAAAAAGATGCCCTTAAAGATGATCCAATACCGAGCGATCTGTTTGAATATGGTACGTTGGCCAGCATTTTGCAGTTTTTAAAATTACCAGATGGCACTGTAAAAGTGCTTATGGAGGGGTTTAAAAGGATAAGAATAAAGAAATTTATTGACGAAAAATCTTTTTATGAAGCGCGTATTGAAATTTTAACTGAACCCGTAGAAGATGCAACTGAGATAGAGGCTTTGGCTAGATCTTTATTATATGATTTTGAGAATTATGTTAAAATTAATCGAAGGATCCCAGTAGAACTTGTTCATTCTTTAGCTCATACGTATGATCCATCTAGGTTATGTGATACGATCATTGCCAATTTGGATATAAAGTTAACCGATAAACAAGAAATGTTTGAGATGCTTTCGGTTAAGAAGCGCCTTCAGCGAGCGTTGTCTTTTTTAGAAGGTGAGACCTCTATAATAAATATGGAAAAACGCATACGCTCTCGCGTTAAGCGGCAAATGGAAAAAACTCAGCGTGAGTACTATCTGCATGAACAGATTAAAGCGATTCAAAAAGAATTGGGCGAGGGTTCTGAGCAAGGTGATGAGATTGCAGAGTTTGAAAAAAGGCTGCAGACTGTAAAGCTTAGTAAAGAAGCAGCTACCAAAGCTCAAAGTGAATTAAAAAAATTGCGTTCTGCTTCCTCTATGGCTCCAGAAGCTGGTGTAATACGGAACTATCTTGAATGGTTGTTAAGTTTGCCTTGGGGGCAAAAATCTAGAGTTAGCTTTGATTTAGCAAATGCGCAAAAAATCCTTGATGAGGCTCATTTTGGTTTAAAAGATGTTAAAGAGCGAATTATAGAATATTTAGCAGTACAAAATAGAGCTAAAAAAGTTAAGGGCTCTATAATTTGTTTGGTAGGACCCCCGGGGGTTGGCAAGACCTCTTTGGCAAAAAGTATTGCGCAAGCAACTGGTCGAGTATATGTAAAAATGGCTCTTGGTGGAATGCGCGATGAGGCTGAAATACGTGGACATCGCCGTACTTATATAGGTTCTATGCCAGGCAAAATTATACAGTCTATGAAGAAAGCTAAAAAATCAAACCCATTATTTTTGTTAGATGAAATAGATAAAATGGGTAGAGATTTTAGAGGCGATCCATCTTCTGCTCTTTTGGAGGTTTTGGATCCAGAGCAAAATGCAGCTTTTGTTGACCACTATTTGGATGTTGAATACAATCTTTCTGATGTTATGTTCATCACCACTGCAAATAGTTTGGATATTCCAATGCCTTTGTTAGATCGCATGGAAATTATTCGTATAGCTGGTTATAGTGAAGAGGAAAAGTTAGAGATAGCAAAGCAGCATTTGCTAAAAAAGGTATTGCGAGAGCATGCTTTAACTGGCAAAGAGTTTTCTTTGGATGAAGAGGCTATCCGTTATATAATTCAATATTATACGCGAGAAGCCGGAGTGCGTGCATTAGAGCGTGAACTTATGAAATTGGCGCGCAAGGCTGTTATTAAACTTACGAAAGAAAAAGTAGATGCTGTCGCTATAAATAGGGATAATATAGAGGAATATCTTGGTGCTAAGCGATATAAATATGGACAAATACATGGAGAACATCAAATAGGGGTTACTACTGGTCTAGCTTGGACTCAAGTCGGAGGTGAATTGCTGACTATTGAGGGTGTGGTTATGCCAGGCAAAGGTAAAATGTTAATTACTGGTAATCTTAAAGATGTTATGAAAGAATCTATAAGCGCTGCTTCTTCTTATGTGCGTTCAAATGCGATTAGTTTTGGTATCGATCCAGATTTATTCGATAAGCGGGATATACATGTCCATGTTCCTGAGGCTGCTACTCCCAAAGACGGGCCATCTGCAGGTGTTGCTATGGTTACCTCGATGGTTTCTGTTCTTACAGG encodes the following:
- the lon gene encoding endopeptidase La is translated as MIEEFLNSSEPLVLHDDMIFPVVPLRDIVVFPSMVVPVFVGREKSVSALVEADRNRSHVVLLTQKDALKDDPIPSDLFEYGTLASILQFLKLPDGTVKVLMEGFKRIRIKKFIDEKSFYEARIEILTEPVEDATEIEALARSLLYDFENYVKINRRIPVELVHSLAHTYDPSRLCDTIIANLDIKLTDKQEMFEMLSVKKRLQRALSFLEGETSIINMEKRIRSRVKRQMEKTQREYYLHEQIKAIQKELGEGSEQGDEIAEFEKRLQTVKLSKEAATKAQSELKKLRSASSMAPEAGVIRNYLEWLLSLPWGQKSRVSFDLANAQKILDEAHFGLKDVKERIIEYLAVQNRAKKVKGSIICLVGPPGVGKTSLAKSIAQATGRVYVKMALGGMRDEAEIRGHRRTYIGSMPGKIIQSMKKAKKSNPLFLLDEIDKMGRDFRGDPSSALLEVLDPEQNAAFVDHYLDVEYNLSDVMFITTANSLDIPMPLLDRMEIIRIAGYSEEEKLEIAKQHLLKKVLREHALTGKEFSLDEEAIRYIIQYYTREAGVRALERELMKLARKAVIKLTKEKVDAVAINRDNIEEYLGAKRYKYGQIHGEHQIGVTTGLAWTQVGGELLTIEGVVMPGKGKMLITGNLKDVMKESISAASSYVRSNAISFGIDPDLFDKRDIHVHVPEAATPKDGPSAGVAMVTSMVSVLTGIAVHKDVAMTGEITLSGRVLAIGGLKEKLLAAKRGGIKKVLIPEDNVKDLAEMPPSIKEDIEIIPVYSLTQVLEHALVTSLPILENQVANSMWAAPAKKDSSLAVN